The Candidatus Aminicenantes bacterium genome contains the following window.
CGGCACGATCGGCAAGATCCTGGTCAAGGGCGACAATGTCATGAAGGGCTATTTCGATGATTTTGAACAAACCTCGTTGAGCATCCGCCACGGCTGGTACGACACCGGCGACATGGGCTATCTGGATGCCGACGGTTACCTATGGCACGTCGGGCGCTTGAAGCGCTTCCTGAAGATCGGCGGCGAAATGGTATCGTTGATCCGGGTGGAGGACGTGCTGGAAAGGCTGCTGCCGCCCGAGGTGGAATGCTGCGTGGTCGAGATCCCCGATCCGTTGCGCGGGGCCAGGATCGTCGCCGCCGTCACCCAGCAGGTGGATGAAAAAGCCTTGCTCAAGGAAATGGCCGAGCAGTTGCCCAAGATCGCCCTGCCCAGCCGCTTCGTGGTCATGCCCGAAATGCCCAAGCTCGGCAGCGGCAAGATCGATTTCCGCAGCATCACCGAACTGGTCCGGGCCATCGTCCTGGGCAAGTAAGCGAAGACCGCGACATTATGTTCTGGCGTTTAAGATAAATTTTTATATTCTTGAATCTAATCAACAAACTCACCCCCGTTCCCCCTCTCTTTTTTTAAAGAGGGGGTAAAGAATACTTCTTACTCCCCTTCTCTTGTTAAGAGAAGGGCAGCACAAACCATATGGCCACGAAGTGGACGGATTTGGTTTGTCTGCCACCTAAAGGGGGTAGGGGATGAGTTTTGAGCATTCAGATAATTTTGTAAATACTTTTATTTTCTACAATTAAAGCGAGCGGATATTATTTGACAAGGTGTAGTGAAATCATTAGAATTCCAATAGAAAAAATTCATCAAGGAGGATAGATATGGGAAAGAAAGTGCTGGTGGCGACCGAAAAGCCTTTTGCCAAGGTGGCGGTGCAGGGGATCGCCGATATCCTTAAAAAAGCCGGATACGAGATGATCCTGTTGGAAAACTACAAAGCCAAGGAAGACCTCGTCAAGGCGGCGGCCGGGGCCGACGCCATCATTTTCCGCAGCGACATCATCGATGAGGCCGTTCTTGCCGCCGGCAGCGGATTGAAGATCGTTGTCCGCGCCGGGGCCGGCTACGACAACGTCGACCTGAACGCCGCCACGGCGCGCCAGGTGGTGGTCATGAACACCCCGGGGCAGAATTCCAACGCCGTGGCCGAGCTGGTCTTTGCCCTGATGCTGTATCTGGCGCGCGGCGCTTTTTCCGGCAAGTCGGGGAGCGAACTGCGCGGCAAGAAGATCGGCCTGCAGGCCTACGGCGCCGTCGGCCGCTGCGTCACGCCCATCGCCAAGGGCTTCGGCATGGAAGTCCTCGCCTTCGACCCGTTCATTCCGGACGCAACGATCAAGAAGGACGGCGTGACCCCGGTCGCTTCCCTGGACGAGCTTTACAAAAAATGCGATTTTGTCTCGCTGCACATTCCCAAGACCAAGGAAACGGTCAACTCGGTCAACTTCGCGCTGCTCGGCCAGCTGAAAAAGGGGGCGGTGCTGATCAACACGGCCCGCGCCGAGGTGATCGACGAGCCGTCGCTGCTGAAGATGTTCGCCGAGCGCCCCGACTTCAAGTACGGCGCCGACGTGGCCCCGGCCTGCCTGGCCGAGATCAGCGAAAAATACGCCGGGCGTTTTGTCTTCACCGCCAAGAAGATGGGGGCGCAGACCGAGGAAGCCAACGTCAACGCCGGGCTGGCCGCCGCTCGCCAGATCGTGGCCTTCTTCGAGAAGGGCGACAAGACCTTCCAGGTCAACAAATAGACGCCACGTGCTCAAGCACGCGGTGGCCCTGACCGTCGCCGGGTCGGACTCCGGCGGCGGCGCCGGCATCCAGGCCGATATTAAGACTTTCTCCGCCTGCGGCGTGTACGCGACCAGCGTCATCACCGCCGTCACCGCCCAGAACCTGGAACGGGTGAGCGCCATCCAGGCCATCGAGCCCCGAATCGTCGAGGCACAAATGCGGTCCGTCCTTGAGGGCTACCCGGTCAAGGCGATCAAGACGGGCATGCTCTTCAATCGCGACATCATCGAAACGGTGGCCGACGTGCTTGAAGAGTACACGCGCATCCCGCTGGTCGTCGACCCGGTTTTCGCGGCTACCTCGGGCAGCCGGCTGATCAAGCCGCGGGCCATCCATGTTCTGCGCGAGCGGCTGCTGCCATTGGCCTTTGTGGTGACCCCCAACCTGGCCGAGGCCGAGTTTCTATGCGGGCAGGAACTGCGCTCGCTGGTTGACCTGCGCGAAGCCGGGCAAAGCCTGCACCGGACATACAAGGTCCCGTTCCTGATGAAAGGCGGCCACCTGCCCGGCCAAGCCGTCGACCTGCTGGTGGACAACCGCGGAATGAAAACCTATGCCGCCGACCGCTCCGCCAGCGTCAACAGCCACGGCTCGGGCTGCACCTTCTCGGCGGCCATCGCCGCCTACCTGGCCCGCGGCCGCGACT
Protein-coding sequences here:
- the thiD gene encoding bifunctional hydroxymethylpyrimidine kinase/phosphomethylpyrimidine kinase — protein: MLKHAVALTVAGSDSGGGAGIQADIKTFSACGVYATSVITAVTAQNLERVSAIQAIEPRIVEAQMRSVLEGYPVKAIKTGMLFNRDIIETVADVLEEYTRIPLVVDPVFAATSGSRLIKPRAIHVLRERLLPLAFVVTPNLAEAEFLCGQELRSLVDLREAGQSLHRTYKVPFLMKGGHLPGQAVDLLVDNRGMKTYAADRSASVNSHGSGCTFSAAIAAYLARGRDLRVAVAEAKSFITASLRRPHYLRPGIRVIDHFHRRR
- a CDS encoding 3-phosphoglycerate dehydrogenase, which produces MGKKVLVATEKPFAKVAVQGIADILKKAGYEMILLENYKAKEDLVKAAAGADAIIFRSDIIDEAVLAAGSGLKIVVRAGAGYDNVDLNAATARQVVVMNTPGQNSNAVAELVFALMLYLARGAFSGKSGSELRGKKIGLQAYGAVGRCVTPIAKGFGMEVLAFDPFIPDATIKKDGVTPVASLDELYKKCDFVSLHIPKTKETVNSVNFALLGQLKKGAVLINTARAEVIDEPSLLKMFAERPDFKYGADVAPACLAEISEKYAGRFVFTAKKMGAQTEEANVNAGLAAARQIVAFFEKGDKTFQVNK